The stretch of DNA GTCAACGACATGCTCCGCCACACCATGGAGCGTACCGGTGCCGCCATCATGGGCAAGCGCATGTTCGACCAGGGTGAGCGCAGTTGGCCGGAAGAAGCACCGTTCCATTGCCCGGTATACGTGCTCACCCACGAAAAGCGCGAACCCTGGGTGCGCCCAGGCGGCACGACGTTCCATTTCTGCAACGATGGGCCAGCGCAAGCCCTCGCCAAGGCGATGGAAGTTGCAGGCGAACGCGACATTCGCATCTCCGGCGGCGCGGACGTGATACAGCAGTACTTGCGCATGGATGCCATCGATGAACTGGAAATTGCCCTGGCCCCGGTGCTGTTTGGCAGTGGCAGGCGCCTGTTCGAGAACCTGCACGAGCCCGTGGCGAAGCTTCGGGTCGACAAGGTATTCCACACCCCGGACGCAACACACCTGCGCTACGTGCGAGCCTTCGACCATCAGCCCGCTTCCCTGCATCCCCCCACTCACGGATAATCCCTACCCAATTCCAATAATCACCCCGTGAGCCCCCATGACCGACCCCGTAGCCCCCCTCAGCCCGCCTGAACCCTCGGCTACGCGCCAACCGCGCAAGAACAACCCCGAGAAAACCCGCGAGGACATCCTCCAGGCCGCCATCAACGAGTTCGTCCAGCAAGGCCTGGCGGGCGCGCGCGTGGATGCCATCGCCGAGCGTACGGCCACCTCCAAGCGCATGATCTACTACTACTTCGGCAGCAAGGAGCAGCTGTACGTCGAGTGCCTGGTCAAGCTCTACGGCGATATCCGCAAGACCGAGCAGAGCCTGGACCTGGAGTCGCTGCCGGCCGAGCAGGCGATTCGCCGGCTGGCCGAGTTCACCTTCGACCACCACGACCGCAACGTCGATTTCGTGCGCATGGTCTGCACCGAGAACATCCACTACGGCGAATACGTCAAGAAGTCCCCGGCCATCCGCGAGATGAGCAGCCTGGTGCTGCAGGCATTGAGCAGCACCCTGGAGCGTGGCGTGAAAGCGGGCGTGTTCCGCCCAGGCATCGAGGTCATCGATCTGCACATGCTGATGAGTTCGTTCTGCTTCTACCGGGTGTCCAACCGCCACACCTTCGGCGACATCTTCCAGATCGACCTGGCCGACGAGCAGGTCAAGCAGCGCCACCGGCAGATGATCTGCGACGTGGTGCTGAGCTACATCCGCGCCTGACCCTGCTTACTCGCCCAGCCGTTGCTCGCGTGACGGCGGGTAGCCGAAATAGGCGGCGTAGCACTTGCTGAAGTGCGACACCGAAACGAAGCCGCAGGCCACTGCCACTTCCATCACCGACAGGTCGGAATACTGCAGCAGGCGGCGGCTCTTGGTGATGCGCAGTTCCATGTAGTAGCGCCGCGGCGAGGTGCCGAGCTGGGCCTGGAACAGGCGGTCGATCTGCCGGCGCGAGCGGCCGCTGTAGGCGGCCAGCTGGTCGAGGCTGAGGGTTTCTTCGAGGTTGTTTTCCATCAGCTCGACAATGGTGCGCAGGTGCAGGCTCATGGACTTTTTCGCCCCAGGGCCGACCTGGCGGTAGCGCGCGCCAGAGAACGACAGGATTTCTTCCACGCCTTCGGCCAGGCCGTCGCCGTACAGGCGGCGCACCAGGCCGAGCATGAGTTCCATGGCGCCATTGGGGCTGGCGGCGCTGAGGCGGTCGCGGTCGAGGGTGAAGCTGGCCGGGGTGATGCGGGTTTGCGGGCTGCGCTCGGACAGGCTGGCGCGCTGTTCGGGGTGGATGCTGCAGCCGTAGTCGTCGAGCACGCCGGCACGGCCGAGGAACCAGGCGCCGTTCCACAGCCCGCCCAGGGCCATGCCGTGGGTCGCGCAGTCGCCCAGCAAACGGTCGAGTTCGGGGTATTTCAGCGGCGTACGCAGGCCGCCGCAGACGATCAGCAGGTCGAGTTCCTTGAGTTCGTTGGCGGACAGCTCGCTGGCGACCAGTTCCAGGCCCAGGTCGCTCAGCACCCGGTCGCCCTTGAGTGACAGCGGAGTGAAGCGGAAGCTGTCGGCGCGCAGCAGGTTGGCGGTGACCAGCACGTCCATGGCCACGGTGAAGCTGGCCATCGAGAAATGCTCGAGCAGGATGAAGTCGACGCGGTAGGGGGCCTCGGGGCTTCCGGCGCTGGCCTTTAGCCGCAGCATGTTGCTGGTGCTGGTCTTCTTGCTGAACTGGCGTGGGGTGGGCACTCTGGACTCCGCTTCCTGGCTGGCCAGCAGAGTGTGGCGGCAGCGTGCGGGAAAGACAATCGCCAGCGGGCACGTGTCGTATTGCAGGTCGTGTTGAGGCAACTGGACTGGGTAGCAGGCGCGGTCACTGTGGGAGCGGCCTTGCGTCGCGAAAGGGCCGCAAAGCAGCCCCAGAACCTCAATATCACGCAGGGATCGCTGGGGCCGCTTTGCGGCCCTTTCGCGACGCAAGGCCGCTCCCACATGGGCCACCTCAAGCCTGGTGCCTTGCTCAGGCCTGGCAGTCGGCGAACACCTTCCCCTGTTCCAGCACGAAAGCCGGCTTCAGCACGCGGCGTTCGGGAAGCCGCCACGCAGGTTCTCCCGCAGCCAGGCCATGAACCACAGCGCATCCTCGCCGGGCGTGGGTGTCGGGCTCAGTACCTGGTAACTTTCCAGCGCCACCCCTTGGGCCACGCAGCGTACCAGGCTACCGTCGGCCAGCTCTTGTGCCACCAGCACTTCGGTGGCCAAGGCAATGCCATGCCCCGCCTTGGCCAGGTTCAGCACAATGTCGTTGCTCACATGGGAGGTGTCGGCCTTGACGCATTGCCGTATGCCCTGGGCGGCGAACCAGCTGCTCCACCAGCTGCCACTGTCGACATGGATCAGTTTGCACCTGGGCAGGTCGGCCACCGCCAGCGCCAAGGGCAGCGTCGCCCTGAAAGCGGGTGAGCAGACGGCAAACACCTCTGGGCGGATCAGTACTTCGTGCACTCCCGACAATTCCCCCGGCAAGCCATAGGCGATGGCCAGGTCCGCCTGGCGGGCATCGACGCTGGTGAAGGTGGCGTTGGGTTCGATGGCGATCTTCAGCTCCGGGCGCAGGGCCTTGAGCGCCTCGATACGCGGAGTCAGCCAGCGCGAGGCGAAGGCGGGCACGCACAGGATCCGCAGCCAGCGCTCGGGTACCCGGCGGCCCACCACCTGGCCGGCATGGGCCAGCATCTTCAAGGCCTCCGAGACGGATTGGTAGTAATAGGCGCCTTCCGGGGTCAGGCTCACGCCCCGCGGCGAGCGGTCGAGCAGGCGCACGCCCAGCCAGTCTTCGAGAATCTTCACATGCCGGCCGATGGCGGGCTGGGTCACATGCAATGCCTGGGCGGCGGCGACGTAGCTGCCCAGGCGCGCAGCGGCCTCAAAGGCGCGCACGGCGTTCAGGGGAGGGAGCCGGTCGAGGGTCATGGGCAAACCTGAGCTTGTTAGTTTTTTTAATAGTGGCTGCAAATTTATTGTGCTTTTCCGGCCCTGGCAACTTGTCCAGACTCGCTGGGCGTACTTCCACACCTTGCGAGGAGCGGCCCATGCCGGCATTTCCAACAATAAGAACATCCCTGACTGCCTTGGCCGTCGTAGCAGCCATGAGTGGCGTGGCCCACGCCGCAGAAGACAAAGGGCCATGCGGCGTGCCAGGGTTGAAAACCTGCCCGCAACCCTTCGACAAGACATTGCCTGCGGCCAAGGACATGCTCAGCTGGGACCAGGCCACCCGGGTGGTCGGCTTCCGCAATACCTACCGCCTGTATGGCGGCGATGTGTTCAGCACCCAGGGCGCCAAGCCGTTCCCGCTGCCCGAAGCGGCCCACAAGCTGGCCGCGGTGCGCTACACCCTGGACGGCAAGCCACAAGGCATCGCTGACTATGAGCGCAACCAGAGCGTCACCGGCCTGCTGATCCTCAAGGACGGCAAGGTCGCCTACGAGCACTATGCCCAGGGCAACACGCCACAGACCCTGTGGACCTCCCGCTCGGTGGCCAAGTCGGTGGTCAGCGTGCTGGTCGGGGTAGCGATCAAGCAGGGCAAGATACATTCGGTAGACGACAAGATCACCCGCTACATCCCCGAGCTCGAAGGCACCGCCTGGCAGGACGTGACCCTGCATCAGTTGCTGCAGCACACCTCGGGCGTGGTCTGGGACGAAAACTACGCCTCGAAGGATTCCGACTTCTCCCACATGACCCAATGCGAAGCGACGCCGGACCCTTACACCTGCGTGTTCAACCTGGTGAAGTCGGTGAAGCGCAAGCCAGGTGTGAAACCGGGCGAAGTGTGGTCGTACAACACCGGCGGCGCCTGGCTGGTCGGCCGGGTCCTGGAAAATGCTACCGGCCAGACACTGGCCAAGAACCTCGAAGCGCAGATCTGGAGCCGCTACGGCATGCAGCAGGACGGCGTCTGGCATGCACTGGTGCCGGGCAAGGTCGACATGGGTGGGCATGGTTTCAACGCCACGCTGCGGGACTGGGGCCGCTTTGGCCAGTTCGTGATGAGTGGCGGCCAGTTGCCAAGCGGCGAAAAACTGTTGCCGGATGACTGGATCGCCCGCTCCACCCACTGGACCCAGGCCAAGGGTTCGGTGACGGCGGCGGCGCCGAACGGGCAGTACGGTTACCAGTGGTGGTACAACGCACCGGCTGCCGATGCCAACCTTGAGCCGAAGAAGACCACGACCAGTGACCAGACCTTCTGGGCGCTGGGCATCTACGGCCAGACCATCGCGATCAACCCGGCCGAGAAACTGGTGATGGTGCAGTGGTCGACCTGGAAGAACGCCGAAACGCCGAGTTCCCTCTATGACGAGCAGGCGGTTTTCGTCAACGCGGTGTCCCAGGCCTTGCACCCATAGCAAATCGGAATGAACCCTCACCGTTGGCTGTAACCCAACCCCTTACATGCCAACGGGAGAGTGCTCATGGAAATCGGAACGATCTGGATCATTGTCGCGGCCTTGGTCATCCTGCTGGAGATCTTCGCCATCTGGCACATCATCGGCAGCGATCGGCGCGCGGAACGCAAGATGCTGTGGATCGTGTTCGTGGTCTATGCACCGTTCCCGGGGTTGCTGTTCTGGGCCTGGCGTGGGCCACGGGCGGTGAAGGGCAGGGCGGTGCTGCAGGAAAAATGACGGCAGCGGTATCAGGCGCGCGGCGCCTGATACCGGTGGCTTCAGTCGGGGCTGATGCCGATCTTGATGGCCGGGTCGAGGCCGCTGACCATCAGGCTGCCGGCGAAGCCGACCGTGTCCTGCACTTCCAGCGCCTTGAATGCGTCACGGATGCGGGCACGGATCGACTTGCCGGCCTCCTTGCGTTTTTCATCAGGGGTACCTGGGGACAGGACCAGCTCACCGTGAAGCGTCGTTTCGACCTTGCCGGAGGTCTTCCAGCCCATTTCTTCACGCAGGTGAGTGCGCGCTGCTGCGGCGTCAGCCTCATGGTCGCTGTTGACCGGGCTGATGGTATAGGCGAGTTGGAACGCGTAGGACTTGCTCATGGCTTTTCCTTCAGTGAAGCGGCGCTGCGCCGCGGCTCTGGCCTCCATGCCGGGAGCTGCAATCTAGCGAACTGCGGGCCGTATTCCTACATACGCGGTGTTGAGCTTCATTAGCGCAACAAAGAAAAATCCTACAGCTGCTTGACCTCTACCTAACTCGAGCCAACAGACTCGGACGCTCATTCACACGAAGGAGCGTTCCATGACCCACGCATTCCAGTTGTTCAATCCTCAAGGCCTGTACGACCCCAGCGCCAATGCCTATTCCCATGTTGCCGAGGTCAGCGCCGGTAGCCGCCTGCTGTTTATCGCGGGGCAGGGTGGGGAGGATGGCAATGGGCAGCTTTCACATGAATTCGCCGAACAGGCCCGCCAGGCACTGGCCAATCTGCAGACTGCGCTGGTTTCGAAAGGGGCAGGCCTGGCACAGGTGTTCAAGCTGACGTTGCTGATTGTCGATCACAGCGAGGCGCGGTTGGCGCAATGGGTGGCCGAGGCGGACAGGGCCTGGGGCGGGCACATGAAGCCGACCTGCACGCTGATACCGGTAGCGCGCCTGGCGCTGGATGGCATGCTGGTGGAGATCGAGGCCGTGGCCGCTGTGGCATAAGCCTGTGACGGCCTATTCGCGGGTAAACCCGCTTGTGTCTTGGCGAGGGAATAGAATCTGAAGTGAGAGCGGTGAATGGCAAGCTGATAGCCCGAGGTGCCTTGAGCACG from Pseudomonas putida encodes:
- a CDS encoding PLDc N-terminal domain-containing protein gives rise to the protein MEIGTIWIIVAALVILLEIFAIWHIIGSDRRAERKMLWIVFVVYAPFPGLLFWAWRGPRAVKGRAVLQEK
- a CDS encoding RidA family protein is translated as MTHAFQLFNPQGLYDPSANAYSHVAEVSAGSRLLFIAGQGGEDGNGQLSHEFAEQARQALANLQTALVSKGAGLAQVFKLTLLIVDHSEARLAQWVAEADRAWGGHMKPTCTLIPVARLALDGMLVEIEAVAAVA
- a CDS encoding LysR substrate-binding domain-containing protein; translated protein: MTLDRLPPLNAVRAFEAAARLGSYVAAAQALHVTQPAIGRHVKILEDWLGVRLLDRSPRGVSLTPEGAYYYQSVSEALKMLAHAGQVVGRRVPERWLRILCVPAFASRWLTPRIEALKALRPELKIAIEPNATFTSVDARQADLAIAYGLPGELSGVHEVLIRPEVFAVCSPAFRATLPLALAVADLPRCKLIHVDSGSWWSSWFAAQGIRQCVKADTSHVSNDIVLNLAKAGHGIALATEVLVAQELADGSLVRCVAQGVALESYQVLSPTPTPGEDALWFMAWLRENLRGGFPNAAC
- a CDS encoding GlxA family transcriptional regulator; its protein translation is MPTPRQFSKKTSTSNMLRLKASAGSPEAPYRVDFILLEHFSMASFTVAMDVLVTANLLRADSFRFTPLSLKGDRVLSDLGLELVASELSANELKELDLLIVCGGLRTPLKYPELDRLLGDCATHGMALGGLWNGAWFLGRAGVLDDYGCSIHPEQRASLSERSPQTRITPASFTLDRDRLSAASPNGAMELMLGLVRRLYGDGLAEGVEEILSFSGARYRQVGPGAKKSMSLHLRTIVELMENNLEETLSLDQLAAYSGRSRRQIDRLFQAQLGTSPRRYYMELRITKSRRLLQYSDLSVMEVAVACGFVSVSHFSKCYAAYFGYPPSREQRLGE
- a CDS encoding TetR/AcrR family transcriptional regulator translates to MTDPVAPLSPPEPSATRQPRKNNPEKTREDILQAAINEFVQQGLAGARVDAIAERTATSKRMIYYYFGSKEQLYVECLVKLYGDIRKTEQSLDLESLPAEQAIRRLAEFTFDHHDRNVDFVRMVCTENIHYGEYVKKSPAIREMSSLVLQALSSTLERGVKAGVFRPGIEVIDLHMLMSSFCFYRVSNRHTFGDIFQIDLADEQVKQRHRQMICDVVLSYIRA
- a CDS encoding dihydrofolate reductase family protein; protein product: MSKVFVNIGLTLDGYMAPEGMDIAHWDSPEYKHWGARWGELMSWILKQRYFRENLMFAPGGETGPVNDMLRHTMERTGAAIMGKRMFDQGERSWPEEAPFHCPVYVLTHEKREPWVRPGGTTFHFCNDGPAQALAKAMEVAGERDIRISGGADVIQQYLRMDAIDELEIALAPVLFGSGRRLFENLHEPVAKLRVDKVFHTPDATHLRYVRAFDHQPASLHPPTHG
- a CDS encoding serine hydrolase domain-containing protein, with translation MSGVAHAAEDKGPCGVPGLKTCPQPFDKTLPAAKDMLSWDQATRVVGFRNTYRLYGGDVFSTQGAKPFPLPEAAHKLAAVRYTLDGKPQGIADYERNQSVTGLLILKDGKVAYEHYAQGNTPQTLWTSRSVAKSVVSVLVGVAIKQGKIHSVDDKITRYIPELEGTAWQDVTLHQLLQHTSGVVWDENYASKDSDFSHMTQCEATPDPYTCVFNLVKSVKRKPGVKPGEVWSYNTGGAWLVGRVLENATGQTLAKNLEAQIWSRYGMQQDGVWHALVPGKVDMGGHGFNATLRDWGRFGQFVMSGGQLPSGEKLLPDDWIARSTHWTQAKGSVTAAAPNGQYGYQWWYNAPAADANLEPKKTTTSDQTFWALGIYGQTIAINPAEKLVMVQWSTWKNAETPSSLYDEQAVFVNAVSQALHP